The Nitrospirota bacterium nucleotide sequence CACGCCGTAGGCGCCGTGGCCGAAATAGACCTTGTTGAGGTAGAGCTCGAGGATCTCATCCTTGTCGAGCTCCTTCTCGAGTCTCCGCGCGAGGATGATCTCCTTGATCTTGCGCGTGATCTTCCGCTCCGGAGACAGGAACACCACCTTCGTAAGCTGCTGCGTGATCGTGCTGCCGCCCTGGGCCACCCGGACCGATATGATGTTCTTGAGCGCGGCGCGCAGGATGCCGCGGTAGTCGATCCCGCTGTGCTGATAGAAGCGCGGGTCCTCGGTCGCGAGCAGAGCATCCTTCATGAACTTCGGGACCCGTGTAATCGGCACATAGGTGCCCTTCTCGATCTGCACGCGACCCAGCACCCTGCCGTCCTCGGCGTAGATCGTCGTGCCCGGGCTCGGCTTGTAGTCCTTGAGCGATTCGACGGTGGGGAGGTTGAAGGAAAGCACGTAGAACAGCAGCGCGATGAAGAGGACCCCGGCCAGAAAGGCGATGCCGGCGAGCTTCAGGGCCTTTTTCGGGGTCAGTGCCTTGAGCCAGGGCACGGCAATCGTGAACCAGAAGACCTTGAACTGTTCCCAGGCGGACCGGAACAGCTTCCGGACCATCTCCATCATATTTGTCAACAGCTGCTTCATCATTGATAACCTCAATAAAATCCCGGCTTTTTGAAAAGTATCGAAAATAATAACATCGCACCGGCATAAAATCAAACGAAAAGTTTATCGGGGCCTATCGATATTTTCTGGATGAGCAATAAATGAGGTCGAATCGACCGGGAAACAGGCAAGGGACGGCACCCGCGGCAGATCGAAGGGGGAAAAGCACCTCTGCGGCGGCGCGACAAATCCTCTCAAAACAGTTTCAATCTGAAACCGGATACTGCGTGGGCTGTCTGCTTCATCCGGCTATATGCGATTGCCCTTCCTGCTGAGCACGTCCTTCTCCATGACCCGCCGGAAGGCCGCCTTCACCTCGGGGTCACGGATCTCCGCGACGGCATCATCGATGCGCGTACGTTCATCCGGGGTCAGCTCCGCACGGAAAGACCGGGGGGCGGGGGGTGTATGCTCCGCCTTCGGGACCTCGCCGAGCGTGAGAGCGATGTCCTGTACGGCGTCCTTGCCGAGCCCCCTGTTCACCTTCTCGATGATCTCGGGCTTGAGCAGGGACAGCTGCTGCATCCAGGCCGGGCTGTCCACGGTCAGGAACAGTTTCGAGCCGCGCATCGTTGTCGGGCGTGCATGGCTCGCCACCAGTCCGCCCACGGTCTTTTCCCATTGCCCGAAGATGCGGTACTCTTCAAGTCGGCCCTGCATGCCCCGTGACCGCAGGATGCCTGCCAGCGTGGAAGAGACCCGATCCAGTTTCTTTCCCATGCCGGAATCTTAGCACACCAAGAGTTGTTTTGACAATGCGGAATAAGACAGATATAATTATCAAATCGCATTTTCCCCACGGGCAATCACTGAGGAGACACTATGCCAGAACTACGGAAGGACCCGATCACCGGCCGCTGGGTCATCATTTCTTCGGAACGGGGAAAGCGGCCCGCCGATTTCCAGGACCAGCGGGGCAAACGGCGCGGGGGCTTCTGCCCCTTCGATACCGGGAACGAGCGGACTACGCCCCATGAAACGCTCGCGTACCGCGAGAACGGACAGCCTGACGGGCCGGGGTGGCGGCTGCGCGTCGTGCCGAACAAATTCCCGGCCCTCCAGATCGAAGGGGATCTCAACAAACAGGGCGAGGGCATCTTCGACAAGATGAACGGCATCGGCGCTCATGAGGTCATCATCGAAACGCCGGACCACAACGCTACCCTCGCGAGCCTTCCCCAGAAAGCGGTGGAGGAGGTTCTCTGGTCCTACCGCGACCGGATGGAGGACCTGAAAAAGGACCGCCGATTCCAGTACGCACTGATCTTCAAGAACGAGGGATTGACTGCCGGAGCAACCCTCGAGCATTCCCATTCGCAGCTCGTCGCGCTGCCCATCGTGCCGATCCAAGTGCAGGAGGAGATCGACGGATGCAAGCGCCACTTTGACCTGAAGGAGCGTTGCATCTTCTGCGACATCATCAGGCAGGAGATGCACTCGGGCACGCGTGTCGTCCTCGAGACGCCGCTCTTCATTGCCCTTGCGCCTTACGCACCGCGCTTCCCTTTTGAGACCTGGATCCTGCCGAAGCGGCACGTCTCCTGCTATGCCTGCTCGACCAACGAGGACTACCGGGACTTGGCCGGCTTGCTGCAGAACGTGCTGCGGCGCATCGACCGGGCGCTCTCGAACCCGCCCTACAATTACGTGGTCCACACCTCGCCCTTCCGCGACGAGCGGAACGATTACTACCACTGGCACATTGAGGTGGCGCCCAAGCTCACGAGCATCGCCGGCTTCGAATGGGGTTCGGGATTTCACATCAATCCCACGCCGCCCGAGGAGGCGGCAAAGTTTCTCCGCGACATCAAGGCATGAAGATTCTGTTTGCAGCATCCGAGGCGGTCCCCTTTGCCAAGACCGGAGGCCTAGCGGACGTTGCCGGGAGCCTTCCCCCGGCGCTCGGCGCCCGGGGGCATGATGTGCGCCTCGTGATGCCGCGCTACGGCAGCATCGACCCCGACCGCTTCGGCCTCAAGCGCGTTGCAAGTTTTTTCGTGCCCCTTGGCTCTTGGCGGGAACGTTGCGAGGTGCTGCAGGGCAGCCTTGATGAGAACGTCATCGCCTACTTCATCAGCCAGGACACCTATTTCGACCGCCCGGAGCTCTACCAGAACAGGCAGGGCGATTTCCCGGACAATGCCGAACGGTTCACCTTCTTCTCCCGCGCAATACTGGAGCTCTGCCGGACCCTGAACTTCGCGCCAGACATCGTCCATACCAACGACTGGCAGACGGGGCTCGCGTCCTTTTATTTCAGCACCCTCTACCGCGGCAGCCCGCCCTTCATGCGGACGAAGACCGTTTTTACGGTCCATAATCTCGGCTACCAGGGCAACTTCCCACGGGAGGACATGCGCTACATCGGGGACGCCTGGAACCATTTCAACCCCGAAGGATTCGAATTCTGGGGCGACATCAGCTTTCTCAAGGCGGGGCTGGTCTACTCCGACGTCATCACCACCGTGAGCAGGACCTACAGCCGCGAGATCCAGACCGAGGAGTTCGGATTCGGGCTCGAGGGAGTGCTCGCCAGGCGGGCTCCGGATCTGTACGGGATCGTGAACGGCATCGACTACGGAGCGTGGGACCCTGCGGGGGACCAGGCGATCACCAGGCGGTATTCCGCGGCCAGGCCCGGGGGCAAGGCCCTCTGCAGGGATGATCTCCGCAAGAGGGCGGGCCTGCCGGCCGACGGCGGACCCGTCATCGCCATGGTGTCGCGGCTGGTGGACCAGAAGGGGTTCGACATCCTGACCGATGCTCTCCCGGACATCCTAGACATGGGTGTGCAGTTCATCGTGCTGGGCACCGGCGACGAACGGTACGAGCGGCTCCTGTCCGATGCTGCCGAGCGGTATCCGGAGCAGGTGCGGGTCCTGCTTAGATACGACGAGCAGCTTGCGAAGATCATCTACGCCGGGTGCGACCTGTTCGTGATGCCGTCACTCTACGAACCGTGCGGCCTGGGGCAACTCATCGCGCTCCGGTACGGCGCCGTCCCCGTGGCCAGGCGGACCGGAGGGCTTGCGGACACCATCCGGGATTACGACGAAGGACCGGCCCGGGGGACGGGCTTCCTGTTCAACGACTACTCGGCGTTGGCGCTCACCGATGCCATCAGGCGCGCCGTGGAGGTGTTCAGTGAGCCGAAGGCGTGGCGACGCTTGGTGCGGTCCGGCATGCAGCAGGATTTCTCCTGGGAAAGCTCGGCCAGGGAATACGAGAAGGTCTACCGGAAGGCGTTGAGGAAGAAATAAGGCCGGAAAACTGCATTAGTAACCACCGGTCCGCTTCGCAGACACACGGATAAGCACTGAAAAAAAATTCTCGGTCTTTATTCTGTCACCTGTGTTCATCTGTGCCGTCCCGACATTCGTCGGGACCCGTGGTTACGCGATCTTTCATCGGTGGTTAAAAAACCGTTATGGAAACGACGGACAAGACAGAACTCAGCATCCTCTCCGAGATCAGCAGGATCTCGAACTCGTACGTCGACCTGCCCGAGAAGCTATCCCGGATCGTGCAGGTCGTGGCCCGGGGCATGGGCAAAGACGGCGCATCGGTGTTCCTCATCGACCGGCCGGGCAAGACGGTGACGCTGACCGCGGCCGTCGGCCTCAACCAGGAAACGGTCGGCAAGCTGAACTTCCCGATCGGCATGGGCATCGCCGGGTGGGTAGCCGAGCAGAAAGTTCCGCTCGCCCTCGAGGACCCCTATTCGGACCCGCGGTTCCAGTATATACCCGAATCGGGCATCGAGCGGTTCAAGTCCCTGGTCGCCGCACCGATCATGGATGAGGACCGCTGCTTCGGGGTGATCTTCGTGCTGTCCCTCGAGACATGGCGGGCGACGTCATCGGAGCTCACCCTGCTGATCACCACCGCGAACCAGGTGAGCGGCGTGATCAAGAGCACCCGGCTCTTCCACACCATCCAGCAGAGGCTGTCCGAACTCGCTACGATCTACGAGATCGGCATGGCGCTCACGTCCACGCTGGACCTGGAGCAGCTCCTCTCTTTGATCGCGCGGAACAGCACGCAGTCGCTGCGCGCGCAGGGCTGCACGATCCGCCTGATGAACCTGCCCGAGATCATCTCCCGAAAAACCTACGCGTCCTTCGGCCTCACCGGCAACCTCACCGAGGACATGGACGCGCGGATCGGCGGCGCTGTGGCGGAGCGGGTCGCCCGGGAGAAGAAGCCGCTCCTCATCCAGGACGTCTCCCGGGACGACCTGCTG carries:
- a CDS encoding DUF721 domain-containing protein translates to MGKKLDRVSSTLAGILRSRGMQGRLEEYRIFGQWEKTVGGLVASHARPTTMRGSKLFLTVDSPAWMQQLSLLKPEIIEKVNRGLGKDAVQDIALTLGEVPKAEHTPPAPRSFRAELTPDERTRIDDAVAEIRDPEVKAAFRRVMEKDVLSRKGNRI
- the galT gene encoding galactose-1-phosphate uridylyltransferase, producing the protein MPELRKDPITGRWVIISSERGKRPADFQDQRGKRRGGFCPFDTGNERTTPHETLAYRENGQPDGPGWRLRVVPNKFPALQIEGDLNKQGEGIFDKMNGIGAHEVIIETPDHNATLASLPQKAVEEVLWSYRDRMEDLKKDRRFQYALIFKNEGLTAGATLEHSHSQLVALPIVPIQVQEEIDGCKRHFDLKERCIFCDIIRQEMHSGTRVVLETPLFIALAPYAPRFPFETWILPKRHVSCYACSTNEDYRDLAGLLQNVLRRIDRALSNPPYNYVVHTSPFRDERNDYYHWHIEVAPKLTSIAGFEWGSGFHINPTPPEEAAKFLRDIKA
- the glgA gene encoding glycogen synthase GlgA, yielding MKILFAASEAVPFAKTGGLADVAGSLPPALGARGHDVRLVMPRYGSIDPDRFGLKRVASFFVPLGSWRERCEVLQGSLDENVIAYFISQDTYFDRPELYQNRQGDFPDNAERFTFFSRAILELCRTLNFAPDIVHTNDWQTGLASFYFSTLYRGSPPFMRTKTVFTVHNLGYQGNFPREDMRYIGDAWNHFNPEGFEFWGDISFLKAGLVYSDVITTVSRTYSREIQTEEFGFGLEGVLARRAPDLYGIVNGIDYGAWDPAGDQAITRRYSAARPGGKALCRDDLRKRAGLPADGGPVIAMVSRLVDQKGFDILTDALPDILDMGVQFIVLGTGDERYERLLSDAAERYPEQVRVLLRYDEQLAKIIYAGCDLFVMPSLYEPCGLGQLIALRYGAVPVARRTGGLADTIRDYDEGPARGTGFLFNDYSALALTDAIRRAVEVFSEPKAWRRLVRSGMQQDFSWESSAREYEKVYRKALRKK